From Nicotiana tabacum cultivar K326 chromosome 15, ASM71507v2, whole genome shotgun sequence, the proteins below share one genomic window:
- the LOC107769778 gene encoding calcineurin B-like protein 4, translating into MYALKSWFCSMKCRRPPGFEDHDLLASETSFSVNEVDALKILYEKISSSIIDDGLIHKEEFLLALFNCSPKQNLFAQRLFDLFDLKRNGVIEFGEFVRSLSLFHPRAPQADKIEFAFKLYDLNHTGYIEREELKEMVFAILEESELTLPDDAIEAIIDKTFLEADTNRDGRIDPEEWKELVIRCPSLIKNMTLPCLKEITQMFPSFVMTTEARDSELVS; encoded by the exons ATGTATGCTTTAAAGAGCTGGTTTTGTTCCATGAAATGTAGACGTCCACCTGGTTTCGAGGACCATGACTTATTAGCTTCTGAGACTTCCT TTTCTGTTAATGAAGTGGATGCATTGAAAATTCTGTACGAGAAAATAAGCAGCTCCATAATTGATGATGGTCTTATTCATAAG GAAGAGTTTCTCCTTGCTCTTTTCAACTGCAGCCCTAAGCAGAATCTTTTTGCTCAGAGA CTGTTTGATTTGTTTGATCTTAAGCGTAATGGGGTTATTGAATTTGGAGAATTTGTTCGGTCGTTAAGCCTATTCCACCCAAGGGCTCCTCAAGCAGACAAAATTGAAT TTGCATTTAAGTTGTATGACTTGAACCACACTGGATACATAGAACGTGAAGAG CTGAAGGAAATGGTATTTGCTATTCTGGAAGAATCAGAATTGACACTTCCAGATGATGCTATCGAAGCAATCATTGATAAG ACATTTCTAGAGGCAGACACGAATCGAGATGGAAGGATTGATCCAGAAGAGTGGAAGGAATTGGTTATAAGATGTCCTTCTCTCATTAAGAACATGACTCTACCATGCTTAAA GGAAATAACTCAAATGTTTCCAAGCTTTGTGATGACAACAGAAGCTCGAGATTCAGAACTAGTGTCCTGA